One window of Mycoplasma cottewii genomic DNA carries:
- a CDS encoding Asp-tRNA(Asn)/Glu-tRNA(Gln) amidotransferase subunit GatC, which produces MKDVIDINYLKSLAKDIMLEANDQELDYILSVEESILEKLKKVTSIDTTNVEPTFYPLKDIHNFLREDNNSEVIDQECILKNAPTSKDECVTIAKVVN; this is translated from the coding sequence ATGAAAGATGTTATAGATATAAATTATTTAAAATCGCTTGCTAAAGATATTATGTTAGAAGCAAATGATCAAGAATTAGACTATATATTATCTGTTGAAGAATCAATTTTAGAAAAACTTAAAAAAGTAACAAGTATTGACACAACAAATGTAGAACCAACATTTTATCCTTTAAAAGATATTCATAATTTTTTAAGAGAAGATAACAACTCAGAAGTTATTGATCAAGAATGCATTTTAAAAAATGCTCCTACTAGTAAAGATGAATGTGTAACTATAGCAAAGGTGGTTAATTAA
- the ligA gene encoding NAD-dependent DNA ligase LigA: MNKQEILIKINQLKEKIEKWSYEYYVLDNPSVDDSEYDLVLNELIDLEKQNPEFITPDSPTQKVGGTIIQGFEKVNHKTPMLSLGNVFSFEEFKDFNNQISKVTNTIDNQYFAELKIDGLSISLIYENGILTTAATRGDGVVGEDVTVNVKTIKSIPLKISKKTRVEVRGEVFLSKKEFEKINNERLLKGEQLFANPRNAAAGTLRQLDSSIVAKRNLDAFLYYYLADDSDDLTQAESIEKLKELGFKTNSEPMLCTNLDQVKNYIEKYTELKDDLDYQIDGIVFKLNDKKLQAKVGYTVKAPKWAIAYKFPAEVKTTKLLDIFPTVGRTGKITYNAKLEPVQIMGTVVSAATLHNAEFIKSKDLRVNCYVKIKKAGDIIPEVLEAVKDDNFYNLDKWIIDDRCPDCDSLLEKNTDEVDQFCINTSCPRQIVRCLQHFVSRNATNIVGLGDQLIETLFDNKILSNILDIYNLKNYKDEILQIEGFGQKKYDNLINSIELSKSSSFDKILFGLGIRHIGQKNAKVLAQNFKNIDNLKNASLEQLTNIDSIGEVMAQSVVDWFKIDENIKLIEELKSIGIRFAYLDSQTNQESKIADKTFVITGTLSKNREYFKELIEKNLGKTTSSVTSKTDYLLAGENAGSKLEKANSLNVKVINEDEFYKLIGNESE; this comes from the coding sequence ATGAATAAACAAGAGATATTAATAAAAATTAATCAATTAAAAGAAAAGATCGAAAAGTGATCTTATGAGTATTATGTTTTAGATAATCCTTCAGTTGATGATAGTGAATATGATCTTGTTTTAAACGAATTGATCGATCTAGAAAAACAAAATCCTGAATTTATTACACCAGATTCACCTACTCAAAAAGTTGGTGGAACTATTATTCAAGGTTTTGAAAAAGTTAATCATAAAACTCCTATGCTAAGTTTAGGTAATGTTTTTAGTTTTGAAGAATTTAAAGATTTTAATAATCAAATAAGTAAAGTTACAAATACAATTGATAATCAATATTTTGCTGAATTAAAAATAGATGGTTTATCAATTTCACTAATTTATGAAAATGGAATTTTAACAACAGCAGCAACACGTGGAGATGGTGTTGTTGGTGAAGATGTAACGGTTAATGTAAAAACTATCAAATCAATACCTTTAAAAATTAGTAAAAAAACTAGAGTTGAAGTTAGAGGAGAAGTTTTTTTATCTAAAAAAGAATTTGAAAAAATTAATAACGAAAGATTATTAAAAGGTGAACAATTATTTGCAAATCCTAGAAATGCAGCAGCTGGAACTTTAAGACAGCTAGATTCATCAATTGTTGCTAAAAGAAATCTTGATGCATTTTTATACTATTATTTAGCTGATGATTCAGATGATTTAACTCAAGCTGAATCAATTGAAAAATTAAAAGAATTAGGCTTTAAAACAAATAGTGAACCAATGTTGTGTACTAATCTAGATCAAGTTAAAAATTATATTGAAAAATATACTGAACTAAAAGATGATTTAGATTATCAAATTGATGGAATTGTTTTTAAATTAAATGATAAAAAATTACAAGCTAAAGTAGGATATACAGTAAAAGCCCCTAAATGAGCAATAGCATATAAATTTCCAGCAGAAGTAAAAACAACTAAACTATTAGATATTTTCCCAACGGTTGGTCGAACAGGAAAAATTACTTATAATGCTAAACTTGAACCAGTTCAAATAATGGGAACAGTTGTAAGTGCTGCAACTTTACATAATGCTGAATTTATTAAGTCAAAAGATTTAAGAGTTAATTGTTATGTAAAAATAAAAAAAGCAGGAGATATTATTCCTGAAGTTTTAGAAGCAGTTAAAGATGATAATTTTTATAATTTAGATAAATGAATAATTGATGATCGTTGTCCTGATTGTGATAGTTTATTAGAAAAAAATACTGATGAAGTTGATCAATTCTGTATTAATACTTCTTGTCCTAGACAAATTGTTAGATGTTTACAACACTTTGTAAGCCGAAACGCAACAAACATTGTAGGATTAGGTGATCAATTAATTGAAACTTTATTTGATAATAAGATACTTTCAAATATCTTAGATATTTATAATTTAAAAAACTATAAAGATGAAATTTTACAAATAGAAGGATTTGGTCAAAAAAAATATGATAATTTAATTAACTCTATTGAATTATCTAAAAGCTCATCTTTTGATAAAATCTTATTTGGATTAGGTATAAGACATATAGGTCAAAAAAATGCTAAAGTATTAGCTCAAAATTTTAAAAATATTGATAATTTAAAAAACGCTAGTTTAGAACAATTAACTAATATTGATTCAATTGGTGAAGTAATGGCTCAATCTGTAGTTGATTGATTTAAGATTGATGAAAATATAAAATTAATAGAAGAACTTAAATCGATTGGAATTAGATTTGCTTATTTAGATTCACAAACTAATCAAGAATCAAAAATAGCTGATAAAACATTTGTTATAACAGGAACTTTATCTAAAAATAGAGAATACTTTAAAGAATTAATAGAAAAAAATTTAGGAAAAACTACTTCATCAGTTACAAGTAAAACAGATTATTTACTAGCTGGTGAAAATGCAGGATCTAAACTAGAAAAAGCTAATAGTTTAAATGTTAAAGTTATAAATGAAGATGAGTTTTATAAACTAATAGGAAATGAGAGTGAATAA
- a CDS encoding CPBP family intramembrane glutamic endopeptidase, which produces MFKKINNFQLKSTNVDEKYGFDFYRYNAKVEGIIVLLSIVVLPLITLIFLNVFKNQLNINEEQIQLIISVSSIFFSTIGGLIFWKLHPISFFKSGVGILFIYPIAFLIMGIFSSICAQIIPGLFDKENKKITAWGSVFQTFIQLIAEIVLIIYAFLKIDDLKQRVKQTLKENKKQLIIVVVVFTLIMFLLGNVLYGIIANKLGLGQSENQQNLIEPLKNKQTKIFYIILLLVFTVFVAPLFEEIIARNAIFTAVGSRWLSIIISTLFFGIMHVGSGDIWNITPYLLGGLFLSLAFDFTRGNITYSWLIHSTYNLISFTITISTN; this is translated from the coding sequence GTGTTCAAAAAAATCAACAATTTCCAATTAAAATCTACAAATGTTGATGAAAAATATGGTTTTGATTTTTACAGATATAATGCTAAAGTTGAAGGAATTATAGTTTTATTATCAATAGTAGTTCTGCCTTTAATCACACTAATATTTTTAAATGTCTTTAAAAATCAACTAAACATTAACGAAGAACAAATTCAATTAATTATTAGTGTTTCAAGTATATTTTTTTCAACTATAGGTGGACTTATTTTTTGAAAATTACACCCAATATCATTTTTTAAATCAGGAGTAGGTATATTATTTATTTATCCTATTGCATTTTTAATTATGGGAATTTTTTCATCAATATGTGCTCAAATAATTCCTGGTTTATTTGATAAAGAAAATAAAAAAATAACAGCATGAGGAAGTGTGTTTCAAACATTTATTCAACTAATTGCTGAAATTGTTTTAATAATTTATGCATTTTTAAAAATAGATGATTTAAAACAAAGAGTAAAACAAACATTAAAAGAAAATAAAAAACAATTAATTATTGTAGTTGTTGTTTTTACTTTAATAATGTTTTTATTAGGAAATGTATTATATGGGATTATAGCTAATAAACTAGGATTAGGTCAATCTGAAAATCAACAAAATCTAATTGAACCATTAAAAAATAAACAAACAAAAATATTTTATATAATTCTTTTACTAGTTTTTACAGTATTTGTAGCACCATTATTTGAAGAAATTATTGCAAGAAATGCGATATTTACAGCAGTCGGATCTAGATGATTATCAATTATAATTTCTACGTTATTTTTTGGAATTATGCACGTTGGATCAGGTGATATTTGAAATATTACTCCATATCTTTTAGGTGGTTTATTTTTAAGTTTAGCTTTTGATTTTACACGTGGTAATATTACTTATTCATGATTAATTCACTCAACTTATAATTTAATTTCTTTCACAATAACAATATCAACTAATTAA
- a CDS encoding RluA family pseudouridine synthase, protein MTKFCINKNDENQTLFKFLKKTYSTTPISVIYKWLRKGDIKVNSKRIKDKHFILKSNDIVEVYDSNKPVIRDNFNYIKDVKLDICYEDDNLIIVNKDANLEMHSTYNICLDDMIKSYLVDKNQYDPLNENSFVISHVHRLDKLTSGLVIYAKNKQSSEILMNAIQNKDKIEKYYLALTSNDWTLDNTVVLEGWINYDSEIKKSIFSTEMIDNYKYCKTEFNMIKKNLILVKLITGRKHQIRSMLSYLKNPILNDFRYGGRKINDEKIIYLSASKLVFHNLEKPLDYLNEKIIEFIPKWAN, encoded by the coding sequence ATGACAAAATTTTGTATTAATAAAAATGATGAAAATCAAACATTATTTAAATTTCTAAAAAAGACATATTCAACAACACCAATTTCTGTTATTTATAAATGATTAAGAAAAGGTGATATTAAGGTTAATTCAAAAAGAATTAAAGATAAACATTTTATTTTAAAATCAAATGATATTGTTGAAGTTTATGATTCAAATAAACCTGTGATTAGAGATAATTTTAATTACATAAAAGATGTTAAATTAGATATTTGTTATGAAGATGATAATTTAATCATTGTTAATAAAGATGCTAATTTAGAAATGCATTCTACATACAATATTTGTTTAGATGATATGATTAAATCTTATTTAGTAGATAAAAATCAATACGATCCTTTAAATGAAAATTCATTTGTAATTTCTCACGTTCATCGATTAGATAAATTAACTTCAGGTCTTGTAATATATGCAAAAAACAAACAGTCATCAGAAATATTGATGAATGCAATACAAAATAAAGACAAAATAGAAAAATATTATCTCGCTTTAACTTCAAATGATTGAACATTAGATAACACAGTTGTATTAGAAGGTTGAATAAATTATGATTCAGAAATAAAGAAATCAATCTTTTCAACTGAAATGATAGATAACTATAAGTATTGTAAAACTGAGTTTAATATGATTAAAAAGAATTTAATTTTAGTAAAATTAATAACAGGAAGAAAACACCAAATAAGATCTATGTTAAGTTATTTAAAAAATCCAATTTTAAATGACTTTAGATATGGTGGTAGAAAAATTAACGATGAAAAAATAATTTATTTATCTGCAAGCAAATTAGTTTTTCATAATTTAGAAAAACCATTAGATTATTTAAATGAAAAAATAATAGAATTTATTCCTAAATGAGCTAATTAA
- a CDS encoding HPr family phosphocarrier protein, with product MAKFTAVITDKVGLHARPASVLAKEASKFISSITIITGEKKGNLKSIMNIMAMAIKTGTEVTIEADGSDAAAAIEAVKKAMVESGLIEG from the coding sequence ATGGCGAAATTTACAGCTGTTATTACAGATAAAGTAGGTTTACATGCAAGACCAGCTTCTGTGCTAGCAAAAGAAGCATCAAAATTCATCTCAAGTATAACAATTATTACTGGTGAAAAAAAAGGTAACTTAAAATCAATTATGAATATAATGGCTATGGCTATTAAAACTGGTACAGAAGTAACTATTGAAGCTGATGGATCTGATGCTGCTGCTGCAATTGAAGCAGTTAAAAAAGCAATGGTTGAATCAGGTTTAATTGAAGGATAA
- a CDS encoding aspartyl/glutamyl-tRNA amidotransferase subunit A has protein sequence MDYKSKSILELHDDLVNKRTTATDLAKKVIRELKNELDSNAINYIAETQALEQAKQIDANFDVDNILCGIPYLSKDNFSTKDIPTTSSSNILEGYIPPFSATLIEKLDQNKAVLLGKTALDELGMGGTGLYSCNGKIVNPRDKRRLVGGSSSGSAYLVAKGIIPFATASDTGDSIRKPASYNGIVGFKPTYGAISRYGLLPYAPSLDTAGFFTRNVDDMAVLCDASFAYDVKDFTSTKIESSDFYKQIDSFDKTKTFGYITNVIDALDDDHKEKYLELFKKLEDQGYTVKAIDFRQDLLDALSPVYMMISFSEAVSTNANLDGIKFGSRVDGKDYTEVMTKTRSQKFGSVVKRRFLIGSLNLKRENQIKYLDKAKKVRTLINQAVDEMFNEIDILLLPPSRSIAPLIDGAQEIDENSQENEFLDDVLMLANFSGAPSITIPFFEYDEMPIGINLTTKVKSDLLTLQAAKTLENIIGIKNQIVED, from the coding sequence ATGGATTATAAATCTAAAAGTATATTAGAATTACATGATGATTTAGTTAATAAAAGAACAACTGCAACAGATTTAGCTAAAAAAGTTATAAGAGAATTAAAAAATGAATTAGACTCAAATGCTATTAATTACATAGCTGAAACTCAAGCTTTAGAACAAGCTAAACAAATTGATGCTAATTTTGATGTAGATAACATTTTATGTGGTATTCCATACTTATCAAAAGATAATTTTTCAACTAAAGATATTCCTACTACTTCATCATCAAATATTTTAGAAGGATACATTCCACCTTTTTCAGCAACTTTAATTGAAAAATTAGATCAAAATAAAGCTGTATTATTAGGAAAAACTGCTTTAGATGAATTAGGAATGGGAGGAACTGGTCTTTATTCATGTAATGGAAAAATAGTTAATCCAAGAGATAAACGTCGATTAGTTGGAGGATCAAGTTCAGGATCTGCTTATTTAGTTGCTAAAGGAATTATTCCATTTGCAACAGCATCTGATACTGGAGATTCAATTAGAAAGCCTGCAAGTTATAATGGTATTGTTGGGTTCAAACCAACATATGGAGCAATTTCAAGATATGGATTATTACCTTACGCTCCAAGTTTAGATACAGCAGGATTCTTTACTAGAAATGTTGATGATATGGCAGTTTTATGTGATGCTAGTTTCGCATATGATGTTAAAGACTTTACATCAACTAAAATTGAATCATCTGATTTTTATAAACAAATTGATTCTTTTGATAAAACAAAAACTTTTGGTTATATAACTAATGTAATTGATGCTTTAGATGATGATCATAAAGAAAAATATTTAGAACTTTTTAAAAAATTAGAAGATCAAGGATATACTGTTAAAGCAATTGATTTTAGACAAGATTTATTAGATGCATTATCACCTGTTTATATGATGATTTCATTTAGTGAAGCAGTTTCAACTAATGCTAATTTAGATGGAATTAAATTTGGAAGCAGAGTGGATGGTAAAGATTACACTGAAGTTATGACTAAAACAAGAAGTCAAAAATTTGGTTCCGTTGTAAAAAGACGTTTCTTAATTGGTTCATTAAACTTAAAACGTGAAAACCAAATTAAATATCTAGATAAAGCTAAAAAAGTTAGAACACTAATTAATCAAGCGGTTGATGAAATGTTTAATGAAATTGATATTTTATTATTACCACCTTCAAGATCTATTGCTCCATTAATTGATGGTGCTCAAGAAATTGATGAAAATTCACAAGAAAACGAATTTTTAGATGATGTTTTAATGCTTGCAAACTTTTCAGGAGCTCCATCAATTACAATTCCATTTTTCGAATATGATGAAATGCCAATTGGTATTAACTTAACAACTAAAGTAAAATCAGATCTATTAACTTTACAAGCAGCAAAAACACTAGAAAACATTATCGGTATTAAAAACCAAATAGTGGAGGACTAA
- a CDS encoding lipoprotein yields MKKLLSIFGMIGMVATTGAVVVACQQKPSKEEQENMSKQEVVVKKLQDAIKKANDDFAKKCDEIFNVVALSTSKPKDIDEITNNVNSIIEDLLSKNEENINESELWEKVILERFNIGVESDEAQFDKIEGSSTINLDFNKEWMNQKIEVEIDQIINKQDLTNAVEKSIQENIRIINDALEAKAEEEAEELVNDTLAGNLIHWLRSDEDVFGRYQQAKKEYKEKVEKTLAEYNEEITKIKDLK; encoded by the coding sequence ATGAAAAAATTACTATCAATTTTCGGGATGATTGGAATGGTTGCTACAACAGGTGCTGTTGTTGTAGCATGTCAACAAAAACCAAGTAAAGAAGAACAAGAAAATATGTCTAAACAAGAGGTTGTTGTTAAAAAACTTCAAGATGCTATTAAAAAAGCTAATGATGATTTCGCTAAAAAATGTGATGAAATATTTAATGTAGTTGCATTATCAACATCAAAGCCTAAAGATATTGATGAAATTACAAATAACGTTAATTCTATAATTGAAGATTTATTAAGTAAAAATGAAGAAAACATAAATGAATCAGAACTTTGAGAAAAGGTAATTTTAGAAAGATTTAATATTGGAGTCGAAAGTGATGAAGCCCAATTCGATAAAATAGAAGGTTCATCAACAATTAATTTAGATTTTAATAAAGAGTGAATGAACCAAAAAATAGAAGTTGAAATTGATCAAATTATTAATAAACAAGACTTGACTAATGCTGTTGAAAAATCTATTCAAGAAAACATTCGAATCATTAATGATGCATTAGAAGCGAAAGCTGAAGAAGAAGCAGAAGAATTAGTTAATGATACTTTAGCAGGGAACCTTATTCATTGACTAAGATCTGATGAGGATGTTTTCGGAAGATACCAACAAGCTAAAAAAGAATACAAAGAAAAAGTTGAAAAAACATTAGCAGAATACAACGAAGAAATCACAAAAATCAAAGACTTAAAATAA
- a CDS encoding ATP-dependent helicase, with amino-acid sequence MSINNILDSLNPQQLSAVITTDKPVRIIAAAGSGKTRVITAKVAYLIEKANIKASRILAVTFTNKAANEMKERVLNIVQDNSKSPFISTFHSWCCRVLRSDGSNIGLEKNFSIIDSDDQRTIIKKSVKESNLVLTEEQKKIFDKKILYKIKEWKENLYPPNEAMENAFNPMERNFAVVYKLYEQKLKESNSLDFDDLQIYVYKLFKQNPEILQKWRNAYDYVMVDEFQDTNEIQFELIKFLTKDTNHLTVVGDPDQTIYSWRGAKVDIILNFSKTYANAITIKLNQNYRSTQQIVNISNALIKNNKNREKKEVFTNNNSGKKVIVKEAQSREDEARYVAKQIKELVKQGYRYKDFFVLYRINAWSQEFEKEFYNQKIPFQLIGGIKFRERKVIKDAMAFLKMISIKDNISSERVLGLIPKVGSVTIKKIVDLCEEKNISIYDLLVNDDKTDLHLITKQLDSLSETLKSANEMFLKNESVEQILRYLLSKTGYEEKLKVLKDEDNIANINALYDQLRNFEQDFDYEYYLEENKLIAFLQEESLTGDADQQVVEDKVYLLTVHAAKGLENKVVFVVGINQGVLPSKLSNNIQSELEEERRTFYVALTRAEEQLFITYVKGEYSYIMKSELLPSKFIYELNKDHYEFESQFINSLNYQKQDFYSKRISPIINPTQFVDFKVGDMVNHILFGKGIITNIIGNQLQIAFENKTHGTTSVAANNPALTKL; translated from the coding sequence ATGAGCATAAATAATATATTAGATTCTTTAAATCCTCAACAATTATCAGCTGTAATAACTACTGATAAACCGGTTAGAATTATTGCTGCAGCTGGTAGTGGTAAAACTAGAGTAATTACTGCAAAAGTTGCTTATTTAATTGAAAAAGCAAATATTAAAGCTTCGAGAATTTTAGCAGTTACTTTTACAAATAAAGCAGCTAATGAAATGAAAGAAAGAGTTTTAAATATTGTTCAAGATAATTCAAAATCTCCTTTCATTTCAACTTTTCACTCTTGATGTTGTAGAGTTTTAAGAAGTGATGGATCTAATATAGGATTAGAAAAAAACTTTTCAATTATTGATTCAGATGATCAAAGAACTATTATTAAAAAATCTGTTAAAGAATCGAATTTAGTATTAACTGAAGAACAAAAAAAGATTTTTGATAAAAAGATTTTATATAAAATTAAAGAATGAAAAGAAAATTTATACCCTCCTAATGAAGCGATGGAAAATGCTTTTAATCCCATGGAAAGAAATTTCGCTGTAGTTTATAAATTATATGAACAAAAGTTAAAAGAATCTAATAGTTTAGATTTTGATGATCTACAAATTTATGTTTACAAATTATTTAAACAAAATCCTGAAATTTTACAAAAGTGAAGAAATGCATATGATTATGTAATGGTTGATGAGTTTCAAGATACTAATGAGATTCAATTTGAATTAATTAAATTTTTAACAAAAGATACTAATCATTTAACTGTTGTTGGAGATCCTGATCAAACAATATATTCATGACGTGGTGCAAAAGTTGATATTATTTTAAACTTTTCAAAAACTTATGCTAATGCAATAACTATAAAACTTAACCAAAACTATCGTTCAACTCAACAAATAGTAAATATTTCAAATGCTTTAATTAAAAATAATAAAAATAGAGAGAAAAAAGAAGTTTTTACAAATAATAATTCAGGAAAAAAAGTTATTGTAAAAGAAGCTCAATCTCGTGAAGATGAAGCAAGATATGTTGCAAAACAAATAAAAGAATTAGTTAAACAAGGATATAGATATAAAGACTTTTTTGTTTTATATAGAATTAATGCTTGATCTCAAGAATTTGAAAAAGAATTTTACAATCAAAAAATACCTTTCCAATTAATTGGAGGAATTAAGTTTAGAGAAAGAAAAGTAATTAAAGATGCTATGGCATTTTTAAAAATGATTTCTATTAAAGACAATATTTCAAGTGAAAGAGTTTTAGGATTAATTCCTAAAGTTGGATCAGTAACAATTAAAAAGATCGTTGATTTATGTGAAGAAAAAAATATCTCTATTTATGATTTATTAGTAAATGATGATAAAACTGATTTACACTTAATTACAAAACAATTAGATTCGTTATCTGAAACTTTAAAATCTGCAAATGAAATGTTTTTAAAAAATGAATCAGTTGAACAAATTTTAAGATATTTATTAAGTAAAACTGGATATGAAGAAAAATTAAAAGTATTAAAAGATGAAGATAATATCGCAAACATTAATGCTTTATATGATCAATTAAGGAATTTTGAACAAGATTTTGATTATGAATATTATTTAGAAGAAAATAAATTGATTGCTTTTTTACAAGAAGAATCACTTACAGGAGATGCTGATCAACAAGTAGTTGAAGATAAAGTTTATTTACTGACAGTGCATGCTGCTAAAGGTTTAGAGAATAAAGTTGTATTTGTTGTAGGTATTAATCAAGGAGTTCTTCCTTCAAAACTTTCAAATAATATTCAATCAGAATTAGAAGAAGAAAGACGAACTTTTTATGTTGCTTTAACAAGAGCTGAAGAACAATTATTTATTACTTATGTTAAAGGTGAATATTCTTATATTATGAAATCTGAATTACTACCAAGTAAGTTTATTTATGAATTAAATAAAGATCATTATGAGTTTGAATCACAATTTATAAATAGTTTAAATTATCAAAAACAAGATTTTTACTCAAAAAGAATTTCACCAATAATCAATCCAACACAATTTGTTGATTTTAAAGTTGGAGATATGGTTAATCATATTTTATTTGGTAAAGGTATTATTACAAATATAATTGGAAATCAACTTCAAATAGCTTTTGAAAATAAAACTCATGGAACTACAAGTGTTGCAGCAAATAATCCTGCATTAACCAAATTATAA
- the gatB gene encoding Asp-tRNA(Asn)/Glu-tRNA(Gln) amidotransferase subunit GatB, whose protein sequence is MNNFELIIGIENHVELKTNTKMFSAAPVTFGMKPNTQVNEVDMAYPGSLPTVNKKGVELALLACNALDMKIDNLLRFDRKNYFYPDLTKGFQITQQFHPIGTDGKLEITLPDNSKKVIEIERLHIEEDTAKQVHKDDLTYIDYNRAGVGLIEIVTKPVMRSADEACAYVEKLREVLLFLNVSDVKMNEGSLRTDLNISIRPLGSKSFSNKVEIKNLNSISNIRKAIEFELNRQKEIILSNKIVEQETRRFDDQTNSTVLMRSKSDALDYRYFREPNILPIQLDEKWIEKVIQNSPELADQKRLRYVNDLGLSLDDTNIILTSLEMTEFFEKTIKLTNNYVKVSKMLISEVQSKLNLENITINQTKLTPESLATVINMIDNGIISSKQTKVIMPIIFESDKETVEQIIDRLGLKLISDPNQIKEMLKPIFEQNKELLTQYESRPERVIKTIMGQLMKISNGNVNPDLANSIIIDTIKELI, encoded by the coding sequence ATGAACAATTTTGAACTTATTATTGGTATTGAAAATCACGTTGAATTAAAAACAAATACAAAAATGTTTTCTGCTGCTCCTGTTACTTTTGGTATGAAACCAAATACTCAAGTTAATGAAGTTGATATGGCTTATCCAGGAAGTTTGCCAACTGTTAATAAAAAAGGTGTTGAATTAGCGTTATTAGCATGTAATGCATTAGATATGAAAATTGATAATCTATTAAGATTTGATAGAAAAAACTATTTTTATCCTGATTTAACTAAAGGATTTCAAATCACTCAACAATTTCATCCAATAGGAACAGACGGTAAATTAGAAATAACTTTACCAGATAATAGTAAAAAAGTAATTGAAATTGAACGTTTACATATTGAAGAAGACACTGCAAAACAAGTTCATAAAGATGATTTAACTTATATAGATTACAACCGTGCTGGAGTAGGGTTAATTGAAATAGTAACTAAACCGGTTATGAGAAGTGCTGATGAAGCTTGTGCTTATGTTGAAAAATTAAGAGAAGTGTTATTATTTTTAAATGTAAGTGATGTAAAAATGAATGAAGGATCATTAAGGACTGATTTAAATATTTCAATCAGACCATTAGGTTCTAAATCATTTTCAAATAAAGTAGAAATTAAAAACTTAAACTCAATTTCAAACATTAGAAAAGCTATTGAATTTGAATTAAATAGACAAAAAGAAATTATTCTATCAAATAAAATTGTTGAACAAGAAACAAGAAGATTTGATGATCAAACTAATTCAACTGTTTTAATGAGAAGTAAAAGCGATGCATTAGACTATCGTTACTTTAGAGAACCTAACATTTTACCAATTCAATTAGATGAAAAATGAATTGAAAAAGTAATTCAAAATTCACCTGAATTAGCAGATCAAAAACGTTTAAGATATGTTAATGATCTAGGTTTAAGCTTAGATGATACAAACATTATTTTAACTAGTTTAGAAATGACTGAGTTTTTTGAAAAAACAATTAAGTTAACAAATAATTATGTTAAAGTTTCTAAAATGTTAATTTCAGAAGTTCAATCAAAACTAAATCTAGAAAATATTACTATTAATCAAACTAAACTAACACCAGAAAGTTTAGCAACAGTTATTAATATGATTGATAATGGAATTATTTCATCAAAACAAACCAAAGTGATTATGCCTATTATTTTTGAATCAGACAAAGAAACAGTTGAACAAATAATTGATAGATTAGGCTTAAAACTAATTTCTGATCCTAACCAAATTAAAGAAATGTTAAAACCTATTTTTGAACAAAATAAAGAATTATTAACTCAATATGAATCACGTCCAGAAAGAGTTATCAAAACAATAATGGGACAATTAATGAAAATTAGTAACGGTAATGTTAACCCTGATTTAGCAAACAGCATTATTATAGATACTATTAAAGAACTTATATAA